One Brassica napus cultivar Da-Ae chromosome A1, Da-Ae, whole genome shotgun sequence genomic region harbors:
- the BNAA01G20620D gene encoding uncharacterized protein YciO, which translates to MAMRLPFPSTHRRIPTLPSLASFTPRRRNVAMASAKRSPKRLKYSTPRFTKEGEFVSIEVDPSGADSWKLEPVIELLKQGAVGVIPTDTVYAIVCDCKNHSAVERLRRIKKIESSKPLSILCRSLRDIDTYTMGFPRGDGHGHANVFRAVKQCLPGPYTFILTASKELPKQCVGYGTTSVKYASRKNVGVRISDDAVCQAILEAMDAPLICTSVKGPKENEWMIDPTIIGDIYGPEGLDFLVDGGVRVAEPSTIVDMTGPYPKVIREGKGPILPWMVVEEEDESSLRQDLIASGT; encoded by the exons ATGGCGATGCGTCTTCCTTTCCCGTCAACTCACCGCCGTATCCCAACGCTTCCGAGCTTGGCCTCTTTCACTCCACGGAGGCGAAATGTTGCGATGGCATCGGCAAAGAGAAGCCCTAAGCGTCTCAAATACTCTACTCCTCGGTTCACAAAGGAGGGGGAGTTTGTGTCAATAGAGGTGGACCCTTCAGGTGCTGATTCGTGGAAACTCGAACCTGTTATTGAGCTTCTCAAACAAGGAGCCGTTGGTGTTATCCCCACTGATACAGTGTATGCAATAGTTTGCGACTGTAAGAACCATTCCGCTGTAGAACGTCTCCGAAG GATTAAAAAGATTGAATCTTCCAAG CCACTTAGTATCTTATGCCGTTCCTTAAGGGACATAGACACATATACAATGGGGTTCCCTCGTGGCGATGGTCATGGTCATGCTAACGTTTTCCGTGCTGTTAAGCAATGCTTGCCTGGACCT TACACTTTCATCTTGACTGCAAGCAAAGAGTTACCTAAACAATGCGTAGGGTATGGAACGACAAGTGTGAAATACGCTTCGAGGAAGAATGTGGGTGTACGCATATCAGATGATGCTGTCTGCCAAGCTATTCTGGAGGCCATGGATGCCCCTCTGATTTGCACCAG TGTGAAAGGGCCAAAAGAAAACGAATGGATGATTGATCCAACCATAATTGGTGACATATATGGACCAGAG GGTCTGGATTTTCTGGTAGATGGAGGTGTTCGAGTGGCTGAACCATCAACCATTGTTGATATGACAGGACCATATCCCAAGGTCATACGTGAAGGCAAG GGGCCTATATTGCCATGGATGGTGGTTGAAGAGGAAGACGAATCTAGCCTGCGCCAAGACCTTATAGCTTCTGGAACTTGA
- the LOC106447852 gene encoding pentatricopeptide repeat-containing protein At4g01400, mitochondrial-like — protein sequence MIRRPIQNSSAVSRHLTSPISLFSRFLFSSSSENNTHEPIVSNRNPKSPFGSPTRVQKLIASQSDPLLAKEIFDYASQHPSFRHSQSSHLVLILKLGRSRHFNLIDDVLAKHRSSGYPVTGELFTYLIKVYAEAELPEKAFKTFYKMIEFNFTPQPKHLNRILEVLVSHRGYLQKALELFKSARLHGVMPNTRTYNVLMRAFCLNDDLSIAYKLFGKMLERDVVPDVESYRILIQGFCRKGQVNGAMELLEDMLNKGFVPDRLSYTTLLNSLCRKTQLREAYKLLCRMKLKGCNPDIVHYNTMILGFCRQGRAMDARKVLEDMSSNGFPPDSVSYRTLIGGLCGQGMFEEGKKYLQEMISNGFSPHFSVSNCLVKGLCSFGKVEEACDVVELVMKNGDALHSDTWEMIIPIVCKEDDSEKIQRFLEDAMKVEISGDTRLVDAGIIALGSYLSSKRQLKRMNVRERRRL from the coding sequence ATGATTCGCCGGCCGATCCAGAACTCCTCCGCCGTGTCTCGTCACCTAACTTCTCCAATCTCTCTATTCTCCCGTTTTCtattctcttcttcatctgaaAACAATACCCATGAGCCCATTGTATCAAACCGGAACCCTAAGTCACCATTTGGGTCTCCGACCCGCGTTCAAAAGCTCATAGCTTCGCAATCGGATCCTCTCCTCGCGAAAGAGATCTTCGATTACGCCTCACAACATCCCAGTTTCCGTCACTCTCAATCTTCTCACCTCGTCCTCATCCTCAAACTCGGCCGTTCGAGACACTTCAATCTCATCGACGACGTTCTCGCCAAGCACAGATCGAGTGGTTACCCAGTCACCGGAGAGCTTTTCACGTATCTTATCAAAGTCTACGCAGAAGCAGAGTTACCTGAGAAAGCTTTCAAGACGTTTTACAAAATGATCGAGTTCAATTTCACTCCACAACCCAAGCATCTGAATCGGATCCTCGAGGTCCTCGTAAGCCATAGAGGTTATCTCCAGAAAGCTTTAGAGCTTTTCAAGAGTGCCCGGCTTCACGGGGTGATGCCCAACACGAGAACATACAACGTATTGATGCGAGCCTTTTGTTTGAACGATGACTTGAGTATTGCGTACAAGTTGTTCGGCAAAATGCTTGAGAGAGATGTTGTCCCTGATGTAGAGTCTTATAGGATTCTTATACAAGGGTTTTGCAGGAAAGGACAAGTGAATGGTGCTATGGAGTTGCTTGAAGATATGTTGAATAAAGGGTTTGTGCCTGATAGGTTGAGTTACACGACATTGTTGAATAGTTTGTGTAGGAAGACACAGCTTAGAGAGGCTTATAAGCTTCTATGTAGGATGAAGTTAAAAGGTTGCAACCCTGATATTGTTCATTACAACACGATGATTCTCGGGTTCTGTAGACAAGGTCGTGCTATGGATGCTAGGAAGGTTCTTGAAGATATGTCATCTAACGGTTTCCCACCCGATTCGGTCTCGTATAGGACATTGATTGGGGGATTGTGTGGTCAAGGAATGTTTGAGGAAGGCAAGAAGTATCTACAGGAGATGATATCGAATGGGTTTTCTCCTCATTTTTCGGTTTCTAATTGTTTGGTGAAAGGGTTGTGCAGCTTTGGGAAAGTAGAAGAAGCATGTGATGTGGTGGAGCTCGTGATGAAGAATGGGGATGCATTGCATTCAGACACTTGGGAAATGATAATTCCTATTGTCTGTAAAGAAGATGACTCTGAGAAGATCCAAAGGTTTCTTGAAGATGCTATGAAAGTAGAGATAAGCGGTGATACCAGACTCGTTGATGCGGGTATCATCGCTTTAGGGTCTTATCTTTCTAGTAAGCGACAGTTGAAACGTATGAATGTGAGAGAGAGGAGACGTTTGTAG
- the LOC106447872 gene encoding 40S ribosomal protein S11-3 has protein sequence MAEQTEKAFLKQPKVFLSSKISGKGKRPGKGGNRFSKNIGLGFKTPREAIQGTYIDRKCPFTGTVSIRGRILAGTCHSAKMQRTIIVRRNYLHFVKKYQRYEKRHSNIPAHVSPCFRVKEGDHVIIGQCRPLSKTVRFNVLKVIPAGASAFAKKAFTGM, from the exons ATGGCAGAACAG ACTGAGAAGGCTTTTCTCAAGCAACCTAAGGTCTTCCTTAG CTCGAAGATATCTGGAAAGGGAAAGCGACCTGGTAAGGGTGGAAACCGGTTCTCGAAGAACATCGGTTTGGGCTTCAAGACTCCTCGTGAAGCCATTCAAG GAACTTACATTGACAGAAAATGTCCCTTCACCGGAACTGTCTCCATTAGAGGTCGTATCTTAGCCGGTACTTGCCACAGCGCCAAGATGCAGAGGACCATCATCGTGAGAAGGAACTACCTCCACTTTGTCAAGAAGTATCAGAG GTACGAGAAGAGACACTCGAACATCCCTGCTCATGTCTCACCATGCTTCCGTGTCAAGGAAGGAGACCATGTCATCATCGGCCAATGCAG GCCTTTGTCCAAGACTGTGAGGTTCAATGTGTTGAAGGTGATACCAGCTGGTGCTTCTGCTTTCGCAAAGAAGGCTTTCACTGGAATGTAA
- the LOC106361522 gene encoding uncharacterized protein LOC106361522 encodes MAFYNKLSEVSAVSYPRLVAWRFRVKLHRIFSFHSYVTNSGSYYTYVLADEDVSVISSSLEFFLTFNRFEEEEEKWVEIFRVKVDRSGPGFQAVNSPFKLIGTRDTQVRLINPPVNDRVFIDFKNIHAIPHMSSKERNHPIDTMGVVFNTEARFDLATPMMVFYIRDNIHSQIKCVATGEQAYAFWDGLEKMGRGQVIVALKMWRIRKHWNCSGPDDLSLETEGEISDFRFNPRLSEVEHFRQSLLNSDPYVKKYGVESLV; translated from the exons ATGGCATTCTACAACAAGCTTTCAGAGGTTTCGGCGGTTTCTTATCCCAGGCTCGTGGCTTGGCGTTTCAGAGTCAAATTACACAGGATCTTCTCTTTCCATTCCTATGTTACAAACAGTGGATCTTACTATACCTATGTCCTAGCAGATGAAGATGTAAGTGTTATATCATCATCTCTCGaatttttcttaacatttaacc gcTTCGAGGAGGAAGAGGAAAAATGGGTGGAAATATTTCGGGTAAAAGTAGATCGTTCCGGTCCAGGTTTCCAGGCAGTTAACTCTCCGTTCAAACTAATTGGTACGCGCGACACACAAGTCCGCTTGATCAACCCGCCTGTTAACGATCGGGTTTTCATTGACTTCAAGAACATCCATGCAATCCCGCACATGTCCAGCAAGGAACGAAACCATCCCATAG ATACAATGGGAGTGGTCTTCAACACGGAAGCCCGTTTCGACCTTGCAACACCAATGATGGTGTTTTACATTAGGGACAACAT TCACAGCCAGATAAAATGTGTGGCAACTGGCGAACAGGCCTATGCCTTCTGGGATGGTCTTGAAAAGATGGGACGTGGACAGGTGATTGTGGCCCTTAAGATGTGGAGGATCAGGAAGCATTGGA aTTGTTCTGGTCCTGATGATCTATCGCTTGAGACCGAAGGTGAAATTTCGGACTTCAGGTTCAATCCGCGTTTGTCCGAGGTTGAGCACTTCAGGCAGTCTCTACTAAACAGCGACCCTTATGTTAAGAAATATGGGGTTGAAAGTCTTGTGTAA
- the LOC106447509 gene encoding fasciclin-like arabinogalactan protein 2 produces the protein MAYLRRAAAALIIIMFQLLSLSNAHNITKILAKDPDFSTFNHYLSATHLADEINRRQTITVLAVDNSAMNSILSKGYSLYTIRNILSLHVLVDYFGAKKLHQITDGSTSTASMFQSTGSATGTSGYVNITDIKGGKVAFGVQDDDSQLTARYIKSIFEKAYNISVLHISQVLTSPEAEAPTASPSDLILTSILEKQGCKAFSDMLKSTGADKTFQDTVDGGLTVFCPSDSAVGKFAPKFKALSAANKTALVLYHGMPVYQSLQMLRSGNGAVNTLATEGNNKFDFTVQNDGEEVTLETDVVTAKLTGTLKDQEPLIIYKIDKVLLPREIYKAVKASAPAPKSSKHKPKNAEADEDADGPSADAPSDDDGEVADDKNGAVPVTRTSIIVTAIVGLCFGVWLM, from the coding sequence ATGGCTTATCTCCGGCGAGCAGCCGCCGCattgattattattatgttCCAACTCTTGTCTCTCTCAAACGCCCACAACATAACCAAAATCTTGGCCAAAGACCCTGACTTCTCCACTTTCAACCACTACCTCTCGGCCACCCATCTCGCCGACGAGATCAACCGCCGTCAAACCATCACCGTCTTGGCCGTTGACAACTCAGCAATGAACTCAATCCTCTCCAAAGGCTACTCACTCTACACAATCCGCAACATTCTCTCCCTCCACGTCCTCGTAGATTACTTCGGAGCCAAAAAGCTCCACCAGATCACAGACGGCTCCACCTCCACCGCGTCCATGTTCCAGTCCACCGGATCCGCCACGGGAACTTCCGGCTACGTCAACATCACCGACATCAAAGGCGGGAAAGTTGCTTTCGGTGTCCAAGACGACGACAGTCAACTCACGGCTCGCTACATCAAATCCATCTTCGAGAAGGCTTACAACATCTCCGTCCTTCACATCAGCCAAGTCTTGACCTCCCCGGAAGCAGAGGCTCCCACCGCGAGCCCTAGCGATCTCATCCTCACCTCCATTCTCGAAAAGCAAGGATGCAAAGCTTTCTCCGACATGTTGAAATCCACCGGAGCCGACAAGACGTTTCAAGACACCGTCGACGGAGGCTTGACGGTGTTCTGTCCTTCCGACAGCGCCGTCGGGAAATTCGCGCCGAAGTTCAAAGCCCTCTCCGCTGCGAACAAGACGGCGTTGGTGTTGTACCACGGCATGCCCGTTTACCAGTCGTTGCAGATGCTTAGATCAGGTAACGGCGCCGTTAACACGTTGGCGACTGAGGGTAACAACAAGTTTGACTTCACGGTTCAGAACGACGGAGAGGAAGTGACGCTTGAGACGGACGTTGTGACGGCGAAGTTAACGGGGACGTTAAAGGACCAAGAGCCGTTGATTATTTACAAGATTGATAAAGTTTTGTTGCCGAGAGAGATCTATAAGGCCGTTAAGGCGTCTGCTCCAGCACCTAAATCAAGTAAGCACAAGCCTAAGAATGCTGAGGCTGATGAAGACGCTGATGGACCCAGTGCCGATGCTCCGTCGGACGATGACGGTGAGGTTGCTGATGATAAAAACGGCGCCGTTCCAGTTACACGAACCAGTATTATTGTGACGGCGATTGTGGGGCTCTGTTTCGGAGTTTGGCTCATGTGA
- the LOC106447881 gene encoding single-strand DNA endonuclease 1 isoform X3 — MIKEAKVIASTLGILCLDGVEEAEAQCALLNSENLCDACFSSDSDIFLFGAKTVYREICLGEGGYVVCYEMEDIKKKLGLGRNSLIALALLLGSDYSQGVRGIRQEKACEIVRSVGENVILEKVSSEGLAFVKNKRNSKKQIRPKKGTLPLVAVNGSSHDPEGLQEIKEVIDAFMNPKCHNADSNTVSRALAEFTFQRTKLQEICHQFFEWPSEKTDEYILPKIAERNLRRYAILQSRSTEVGVNRPLHKLQVPEKCPVSEIIKTRKVQGRECFEVSWNDLEGLETSIVPADLVERACPEKIIEFKEKMEAKKKKKKKKPKQKQPKSKEKETSSPSKASSLIELSLQLQQIDLSSTSDLATSTIEEAEQEKEQQKSKKHDYLRLIDSPAKENSSIGWSTIGKFGVGSSSYSFYPETEVIDLISPCPEARSRNVSRSYQEQKSQEQKCLHHKLENVIELSDSETDDDDDDDGEHCRKARELRMFLQNIRKDVIR; from the exons ATGATAAAAGAGGCCAAAGTTATTGCTTCCACACTGGGGATACTCTGTTTAGACGG GGTTGAGGAAGCTGAAGCACAATGTGCTCTGTTAAACTCTGAAAACTTATGT GACGCCTGTTTTAGCTCTGATTCAGATATTTTCCTTTTTGGGGCAAAGACTGTGTACCGAGAGATATGCCTTG GTGAAGGAGGTTACGTTGTTTGCTATGAGATGGAAGACATCAAGAAAAAGCTTGGGCTTGGACGGAACTCATTG ATAGCTCTGGCGCTTCTGCTTGGCAGTGACTACTCTCAGGGAGTTCGTGGTATTCGTCAG GAGAAAGCCTGCGAGATTGTTAGGTCTGTTGGAGAAAACGTTATCCTTGAAAAAGTTTCATCAGAAGGACTCGCTTTTGTCAAAAATAAGAGAAATTCAAAGAAGCAAATTAGGCCTAAAAAGGGGACCTTACCCTTGGTGGCTGTAAATG GAAGTAGTCATGATCCAGAGGGACTGCAAGAGATCAAAGAGGTGATCGATGCGTTCATGAATCCCAAGTGCCACAATGCAGACTCTAATACAGTTTCCAG AGCTCTGGCTGAATTCACTTTCCAGCGCACCAAGCTACAGGAGATATGCCACCAGTTCTTTGAGTGGCCCTCTGAGAAAACAG ATGAATACATACTTCCTAAAATCGCTGAAAGAAATCTGAGAAGGTATGCTATTCTGCAATCAAGATCAACTGAGGTTGGCGTTAACCGGCCTCTCCACAAG CTACAGGTGCCAGAGAAGTGCCCGGTGTCTGAAATCATTAAGACTCGCAAAGTACAGGGACGAGAATGTTTTGAAGTCTCATGGAATGATCTAGAAGGGCTAGAGACGTCTATTGTTCCTGCAGATCTTGTAGAAAG GGCTTGTCCTGAGAAGATCATAGAGTTCAAGGAGAAAAtggaagcaaagaagaagaagaagaagaagaagccgaaacaaaaacaacctaaatcaaaagagaaggaaacaagttcACCGAGTAAAGCTTCTTCACTTATCGAACTCAGCCTCCAACTCCAACAGATTGATCTTAGTTCAACATCTGACCTAGCTACAAGCACCATAGAAGAAGCAGAGCAAGAGAAAGAACAGCAAAAATCCAAGAAACATGATTACTTGCGTCTAATCGATTCACCTGCTAAAGAAAATTCCAGTATTGGTTGGTCGACCATTGGTAAATTCGGTGTTGGCTCGAGCTCTTATTCATTCTATCCAGAAACAGAAGTCATTGATCTGATAAGCCCTTGTCCTGAAGCTCGGTCACGGAACGTGTCAAGAAGTTATCAAGAACAGAAGTCTCAGGAGCAGAAGTGCCTTCATCACAAACTTGAGAATGTGATTGAGCTGAGTGATTCAGAgacagatgatgatgatgatgatgatggtgaacATTGCAGAAAAGCCAGAGAGCTTAGGATGTTCTTGCAAAATATTAGGAAAGACGTTATCCGCTGA
- the LOC106447881 gene encoding single-strand DNA endonuclease 1 isoform X2, whose translation MGVKYLWEVVEPCKKRYPLDHLQNKRVCVDLSCWMVELHKVNQSYCATKEKVYLRGFFHRLRALIALNCSIILVSDGSIPGIKVPTYRRRLKARFEVADDGGVEPGKETSLRRNKGSEFSCMIKEAKVIASTLGILCLDGVEEAEAQCALLNSENLCDACFSSDSDIFLFGAKTVYREICLGEGGYVVCYEMEDIKKKLGLGRNSLIALALLLGSDYSQGVRGIRQEKACEIVRSVGENVILEKVSSEGLAFVKNKRNSKKQIRPKKGTLPLVAVNGSSHDPEGLQEIKEVIDAFMNPKCHNADSNTVSRALAEFTFQRTKLQEICHQFFEWPSEKTDEYILPKIAERNLRRYAILQSRSTEVGVNRPLHKVPEKCPVSEIIKTRKVQGRECFEVSWNDLEGLETSIVPADLVERACPEKIIEFKEKMEAKKKKKKKKPKQKQPKSKEKETSSPSKASSLIELSLQLQQIDLSSTSDLATSTIEEAEQEKEQQKSKKHDYLRLIDSPAKENSSIGWSTIGKFGVGSSSYSFYPETEVIDLISPCPEARSRNVSRSYQEQKSQEQKCLHHKLENVIELSDSETDDDDDDDGEHCRKARELRMFLQNIRKDVIR comes from the exons ATGGGGGTGAAGTATCTGTGGGAAGTAGTAGAGCCTTGCAAGAAGAGATATCCACTCGATCATCTTCA AAACAAGAGGGTATGCGTGGATCTCTCGTGTTGGATGGTGGAATTGCATAAAGTGAACCAGTCGTATTGCGCCACTAAAGAAAAAGTTTATCTCCGAGGCTTCTTTCATCGTCTTCGAGCCCTAATTGCCCTAAACTGCTCCATCATTCTAGTCTCag ATGGTTCAATTCCTGGAATCAAAGTACCAACGTACAGGCGTCGATTAAAAGCAAGATTCGAG GTTGCTGACGATGGCGGCGTCGAACCTGGGAAAGAGACTTCACTCAGAAGGAATAAGGGGTCTGAGTTCTCTTGCATGATAAAAGAGGCCAAAGTTATTGCTTCCACACTGGGGATACTCTGTTTAGACGG GGTTGAGGAAGCTGAAGCACAATGTGCTCTGTTAAACTCTGAAAACTTATGT GACGCCTGTTTTAGCTCTGATTCAGATATTTTCCTTTTTGGGGCAAAGACTGTGTACCGAGAGATATGCCTTG GTGAAGGAGGTTACGTTGTTTGCTATGAGATGGAAGACATCAAGAAAAAGCTTGGGCTTGGACGGAACTCATTG ATAGCTCTGGCGCTTCTGCTTGGCAGTGACTACTCTCAGGGAGTTCGTGGTATTCGTCAG GAGAAAGCCTGCGAGATTGTTAGGTCTGTTGGAGAAAACGTTATCCTTGAAAAAGTTTCATCAGAAGGACTCGCTTTTGTCAAAAATAAGAGAAATTCAAAGAAGCAAATTAGGCCTAAAAAGGGGACCTTACCCTTGGTGGCTGTAAATG GAAGTAGTCATGATCCAGAGGGACTGCAAGAGATCAAAGAGGTGATCGATGCGTTCATGAATCCCAAGTGCCACAATGCAGACTCTAATACAGTTTCCAG AGCTCTGGCTGAATTCACTTTCCAGCGCACCAAGCTACAGGAGATATGCCACCAGTTCTTTGAGTGGCCCTCTGAGAAAACAG ATGAATACATACTTCCTAAAATCGCTGAAAGAAATCTGAGAAGGTATGCTATTCTGCAATCAAGATCAACTGAGGTTGGCGTTAACCGGCCTCTCCACAAG GTGCCAGAGAAGTGCCCGGTGTCTGAAATCATTAAGACTCGCAAAGTACAGGGACGAGAATGTTTTGAAGTCTCATGGAATGATCTAGAAGGGCTAGAGACGTCTATTGTTCCTGCAGATCTTGTAGAAAG GGCTTGTCCTGAGAAGATCATAGAGTTCAAGGAGAAAAtggaagcaaagaagaagaagaagaagaagaagccgaaacaaaaacaacctaaatcaaaagagaaggaaacaagttcACCGAGTAAAGCTTCTTCACTTATCGAACTCAGCCTCCAACTCCAACAGATTGATCTTAGTTCAACATCTGACCTAGCTACAAGCACCATAGAAGAAGCAGAGCAAGAGAAAGAACAGCAAAAATCCAAGAAACATGATTACTTGCGTCTAATCGATTCACCTGCTAAAGAAAATTCCAGTATTGGTTGGTCGACCATTGGTAAATTCGGTGTTGGCTCGAGCTCTTATTCATTCTATCCAGAAACAGAAGTCATTGATCTGATAAGCCCTTGTCCTGAAGCTCGGTCACGGAACGTGTCAAGAAGTTATCAAGAACAGAAGTCTCAGGAGCAGAAGTGCCTTCATCACAAACTTGAGAATGTGATTGAGCTGAGTGATTCAGAgacagatgatgatgatgatgatgatggtgaacATTGCAGAAAAGCCAGAGAGCTTAGGATGTTCTTGCAAAATATTAGGAAAGACGTTATCCGCTGA
- the LOC106447881 gene encoding single-strand DNA endonuclease 1 isoform X1: protein MGVKYLWEVVEPCKKRYPLDHLQNKRVCVDLSCWMVELHKVNQSYCATKEKVYLRGFFHRLRALIALNCSIILVSDGSIPGIKVPTYRRRLKARFEVADDGGVEPGKETSLRRNKGSEFSCMIKEAKVIASTLGILCLDGVEEAEAQCALLNSENLCDACFSSDSDIFLFGAKTVYREICLGEGGYVVCYEMEDIKKKLGLGRNSLIALALLLGSDYSQGVRGIRQEKACEIVRSVGENVILEKVSSEGLAFVKNKRNSKKQIRPKKGTLPLVAVNGSSHDPEGLQEIKEVIDAFMNPKCHNADSNTVSRALAEFTFQRTKLQEICHQFFEWPSEKTDEYILPKIAERNLRRYAILQSRSTEVGVNRPLHKLQVPEKCPVSEIIKTRKVQGRECFEVSWNDLEGLETSIVPADLVERACPEKIIEFKEKMEAKKKKKKKKPKQKQPKSKEKETSSPSKASSLIELSLQLQQIDLSSTSDLATSTIEEAEQEKEQQKSKKHDYLRLIDSPAKENSSIGWSTIGKFGVGSSSYSFYPETEVIDLISPCPEARSRNVSRSYQEQKSQEQKCLHHKLENVIELSDSETDDDDDDDGEHCRKARELRMFLQNIRKDVIR from the exons ATGGGGGTGAAGTATCTGTGGGAAGTAGTAGAGCCTTGCAAGAAGAGATATCCACTCGATCATCTTCA AAACAAGAGGGTATGCGTGGATCTCTCGTGTTGGATGGTGGAATTGCATAAAGTGAACCAGTCGTATTGCGCCACTAAAGAAAAAGTTTATCTCCGAGGCTTCTTTCATCGTCTTCGAGCCCTAATTGCCCTAAACTGCTCCATCATTCTAGTCTCag ATGGTTCAATTCCTGGAATCAAAGTACCAACGTACAGGCGTCGATTAAAAGCAAGATTCGAG GTTGCTGACGATGGCGGCGTCGAACCTGGGAAAGAGACTTCACTCAGAAGGAATAAGGGGTCTGAGTTCTCTTGCATGATAAAAGAGGCCAAAGTTATTGCTTCCACACTGGGGATACTCTGTTTAGACGG GGTTGAGGAAGCTGAAGCACAATGTGCTCTGTTAAACTCTGAAAACTTATGT GACGCCTGTTTTAGCTCTGATTCAGATATTTTCCTTTTTGGGGCAAAGACTGTGTACCGAGAGATATGCCTTG GTGAAGGAGGTTACGTTGTTTGCTATGAGATGGAAGACATCAAGAAAAAGCTTGGGCTTGGACGGAACTCATTG ATAGCTCTGGCGCTTCTGCTTGGCAGTGACTACTCTCAGGGAGTTCGTGGTATTCGTCAG GAGAAAGCCTGCGAGATTGTTAGGTCTGTTGGAGAAAACGTTATCCTTGAAAAAGTTTCATCAGAAGGACTCGCTTTTGTCAAAAATAAGAGAAATTCAAAGAAGCAAATTAGGCCTAAAAAGGGGACCTTACCCTTGGTGGCTGTAAATG GAAGTAGTCATGATCCAGAGGGACTGCAAGAGATCAAAGAGGTGATCGATGCGTTCATGAATCCCAAGTGCCACAATGCAGACTCTAATACAGTTTCCAG AGCTCTGGCTGAATTCACTTTCCAGCGCACCAAGCTACAGGAGATATGCCACCAGTTCTTTGAGTGGCCCTCTGAGAAAACAG ATGAATACATACTTCCTAAAATCGCTGAAAGAAATCTGAGAAGGTATGCTATTCTGCAATCAAGATCAACTGAGGTTGGCGTTAACCGGCCTCTCCACAAG CTACAGGTGCCAGAGAAGTGCCCGGTGTCTGAAATCATTAAGACTCGCAAAGTACAGGGACGAGAATGTTTTGAAGTCTCATGGAATGATCTAGAAGGGCTAGAGACGTCTATTGTTCCTGCAGATCTTGTAGAAAG GGCTTGTCCTGAGAAGATCATAGAGTTCAAGGAGAAAAtggaagcaaagaagaagaagaagaagaagaagccgaaacaaaaacaacctaaatcaaaagagaaggaaacaagttcACCGAGTAAAGCTTCTTCACTTATCGAACTCAGCCTCCAACTCCAACAGATTGATCTTAGTTCAACATCTGACCTAGCTACAAGCACCATAGAAGAAGCAGAGCAAGAGAAAGAACAGCAAAAATCCAAGAAACATGATTACTTGCGTCTAATCGATTCACCTGCTAAAGAAAATTCCAGTATTGGTTGGTCGACCATTGGTAAATTCGGTGTTGGCTCGAGCTCTTATTCATTCTATCCAGAAACAGAAGTCATTGATCTGATAAGCCCTTGTCCTGAAGCTCGGTCACGGAACGTGTCAAGAAGTTATCAAGAACAGAAGTCTCAGGAGCAGAAGTGCCTTCATCACAAACTTGAGAATGTGATTGAGCTGAGTGATTCAGAgacagatgatgatgatgatgatgatggtgaacATTGCAGAAAAGCCAGAGAGCTTAGGATGTTCTTGCAAAATATTAGGAAAGACGTTATCCGCTGA